One part of the Prochlorococcus marinus str. MIT 9313 genome encodes these proteins:
- a CDS encoding glycosyltransferase family 4 protein, which translates to MTAALPAGSDLVIVLPHLGPGGAQKVALMAAEHFLVQGRQVTLVTLLPDKPLSHAVPEGLRWVDLGPAVAETTSNRAPIARIWRFSCTWGRRSLAWISLVIGWKVLKRLVPGQAPLFVQWLVSSASGVQATLLRDLLYAGKPARVLSLLTRTNLLCCQAMWALPGHLVVSERNDPRLQKQSFPWLRLRSWLWQRADVITANTIGVLEGLQHCHPAMADDMRLLPNPLVVDSHPGNHSDEPASGTCFLAVCRLVPQKGIDLLIQAYAQLPEPLREMWPLLIAGDGPERASLETLASSLLPRGQVRFMGFQRNPQVLYHRDAVFVLSSRFEGMPNSLLEAMGSGLAVIVSDASPGPLEVVVHGKSGWVVPTEKVTLLAEAMQAMAENPALRCRLGDAAAEFMDAYSWDTLDPIWSDILCLEKPG; encoded by the coding sequence ATGACGGCGGCCTTGCCTGCTGGTAGCGATCTTGTGATCGTCTTGCCCCATCTGGGGCCAGGTGGAGCCCAGAAAGTGGCGTTGATGGCAGCGGAGCATTTTCTGGTGCAAGGACGCCAGGTGACGCTTGTCACTCTGTTGCCTGATAAACCCTTGTCGCATGCTGTTCCGGAGGGCTTGCGTTGGGTCGATCTTGGGCCTGCAGTTGCAGAAACCACGAGCAATCGCGCTCCCATAGCGCGCATCTGGCGGTTCTCATGCACCTGGGGTCGACGATCTCTGGCTTGGATCAGCCTCGTGATCGGATGGAAAGTCCTGAAGAGGTTGGTTCCAGGCCAGGCGCCTTTGTTTGTGCAGTGGTTGGTGTCCAGCGCTTCGGGCGTTCAGGCGACATTGTTGAGAGATCTCCTGTACGCGGGAAAGCCTGCCCGCGTGCTGTCTTTGCTCACTCGCACTAACTTGCTCTGCTGCCAGGCTATGTGGGCATTGCCCGGTCATCTTGTGGTATCGGAACGCAATGATCCGCGTCTCCAGAAGCAGTCGTTCCCATGGCTAAGGCTTCGGTCTTGGTTGTGGCAGAGAGCGGATGTCATTACAGCCAATACGATTGGGGTGCTTGAGGGGCTCCAGCACTGCCATCCAGCGATGGCTGATGACATGCGCTTGTTGCCGAATCCTTTGGTTGTGGATTCTCATCCGGGCAATCATTCGGATGAGCCAGCGTCGGGCACTTGTTTTTTGGCAGTTTGCCGCCTGGTGCCTCAGAAAGGCATTGATCTTTTGATTCAGGCCTATGCCCAACTGCCAGAACCACTTCGAGAGATGTGGCCATTGCTGATTGCTGGAGATGGTCCAGAGCGAGCCTCGCTTGAGACACTGGCTTCTTCGCTACTGCCAAGAGGTCAAGTGCGATTCATGGGGTTTCAGCGAAATCCTCAAGTTCTGTATCACAGAGATGCAGTCTTCGTGCTCTCTTCTCGTTTTGAGGGTATGCCCAACTCACTGCTTGAAGCGATGGGAAGTGGTCTTGCGGTGATCGTCAGCGATGCATCACCTGGTCCTTTGGAGGTGGTGGTACATGGCAAAAGCGGTTGGGTTGTTCCTACCGAGAAAGTCACTTTATTGGCAGAGGCCATGCAAGCCATGGCGGAGAATCCAGCTTTGCGCTGTCGGTTAGGTGACGCGGCTGCTGAGTTTATGGACGCCTATTCATGGGATACTCTCGATCCTATCTGGAGTGACATACTGTGTTTGGAAAAGCCAGGTTAG
- a CDS encoding UvrD-helicase domain-containing protein, with product MSFLAGLNDAQRRAVDHHEGPLLLVAGAGSGKTRALTHRIAHLIGEHGADPSQILAVTFTNKAAREMKERLELLLAQRLAQSQFGQPWSTLPPVEQRQLRTRIYREVTKELWIGTFHALFARMLRYDIDKFKDKEGLTWTKQFSIYDEADAQSLVKEIVTQELQLDPKRFEPKKVRWAISNAKNQGWFPDQLAAQVDGQRGKLTVETYRRYRKALAANNALDFDDLLLLPVQLLQQNEQIRRYWHNRFRHVLVDEYQDTNRTQYELIKLLVTDGREPETFEDWQGRSVFVVGDADQSIYSFRAADFTILMGFQDDFGDKASDDSTRTMVKLEENYRSTSTILEAANALIANNTERIDKVLRATRGEGELITLTRCDDEIAEAEAVVHRMRMLEAAHPEFRWGDVAVLYRTNAQSRAIEESLVRWRIPYIVVGGLRFYDRREIKDVLAYLRLLVNPADTVSLLRVINVPKRGIGKTTLQRLADAANQLGIPLWDVVSDAEAVRSLGGRSAKGLLQFCELINDLQCSSQDQIPSEMIQQVMEKSGYISELITEATDEAEERRRNLQELVNAALQYQEENEESNLEGFLASAALASDADSKDTAADRVTLMTLHSSKGLEFPLVFLVGMEQGLFPSYRSLDDQSSLEEERRLCYVGMTRAKERLFLSHASERRLWGGMRQPAVPSLFLAELPEGLVQGDLPQIGGVALRRERRLDRLTRVDRADNQRIKVGGVSGAPSNAVRRRQAGPAPGKAWVVGDRVVHSSFGEGEITHTFGSGEKVSIAVKFAGMGPKILDPRLAPIEPLD from the coding sequence ATGAGTTTCCTGGCTGGCCTCAATGACGCTCAGCGAAGGGCGGTGGATCATCACGAGGGCCCGTTGTTGTTGGTGGCCGGTGCGGGCAGCGGCAAAACGCGAGCTCTGACCCATCGCATCGCCCATCTCATCGGCGAACACGGAGCCGATCCGTCTCAGATCCTTGCGGTGACTTTCACCAACAAGGCGGCCCGGGAGATGAAGGAGCGTCTTGAGCTGTTGCTGGCTCAGCGTCTTGCGCAGAGTCAGTTTGGGCAGCCCTGGAGCACCCTGCCACCTGTGGAGCAGCGTCAGCTGCGCACCCGCATCTACCGCGAGGTGACCAAGGAGCTGTGGATCGGCACCTTCCATGCCCTGTTCGCGCGAATGTTGCGTTACGACATAGACAAGTTCAAAGACAAGGAGGGACTCACCTGGACGAAGCAGTTCTCGATTTACGACGAGGCCGATGCCCAGAGTTTGGTTAAGGAGATTGTGACTCAGGAGCTACAGCTCGATCCCAAGCGCTTTGAGCCTAAGAAGGTGCGCTGGGCGATTAGTAACGCCAAAAATCAAGGCTGGTTTCCTGATCAATTGGCAGCACAGGTCGATGGTCAGCGAGGCAAGCTCACGGTTGAGACGTATCGGCGTTATCGCAAGGCATTAGCGGCGAACAACGCTCTTGATTTTGACGACCTGCTGTTGTTGCCCGTCCAGTTACTTCAGCAGAACGAGCAGATACGACGTTATTGGCACAATCGTTTTCGACATGTGTTGGTTGATGAATACCAAGACACCAATCGCACTCAGTACGAGTTGATCAAGTTGTTGGTTACCGATGGTCGTGAACCTGAAACCTTTGAGGATTGGCAGGGCCGTTCAGTTTTTGTGGTCGGCGATGCAGATCAAAGCATCTACAGCTTCCGTGCGGCTGACTTCACGATCTTAATGGGCTTTCAGGACGACTTTGGCGACAAAGCATCAGACGATTCCACTCGCACCATGGTGAAGTTGGAGGAGAATTATCGCTCTACCTCAACAATTCTGGAGGCAGCTAATGCCTTGATCGCTAACAATACAGAGCGGATTGACAAGGTATTGCGAGCTACCCGTGGCGAGGGGGAGTTGATCACCCTTACTCGCTGTGACGATGAGATCGCAGAAGCTGAAGCTGTAGTGCATCGAATGCGCATGCTGGAAGCTGCTCATCCAGAATTTCGCTGGGGAGATGTGGCAGTGTTGTACCGCACCAATGCCCAGTCAAGGGCGATTGAGGAGTCGTTGGTGCGTTGGCGTATTCCTTACATTGTCGTGGGCGGATTACGTTTTTATGACAGGCGTGAAATCAAGGATGTTTTGGCCTATTTACGCTTATTGGTCAACCCCGCCGATACGGTGAGCCTGCTCAGAGTCATCAATGTGCCCAAGCGAGGCATTGGCAAGACCACCTTGCAGAGACTTGCTGATGCTGCCAATCAACTTGGGATTCCTTTGTGGGATGTGGTGAGTGATGCCGAAGCAGTGCGCTCACTAGGAGGCAGATCGGCGAAGGGGTTGTTGCAGTTCTGTGAATTGATCAATGACTTGCAATGCTCGAGTCAAGATCAGATTCCTTCGGAGATGATTCAGCAGGTGATGGAGAAGAGTGGCTATATCAGTGAGCTGATAACTGAAGCTACCGATGAGGCAGAGGAGAGGCGACGCAATTTGCAAGAACTTGTGAATGCTGCTTTGCAATACCAGGAAGAAAATGAAGAGAGCAATCTTGAGGGCTTTTTAGCCTCCGCTGCGTTGGCCAGCGATGCTGATAGCAAGGATACGGCTGCTGATCGGGTGACGTTAATGACCTTGCATAGCAGTAAGGGACTGGAGTTTCCCTTGGTCTTTCTGGTTGGTATGGAGCAGGGGCTTTTCCCTAGCTATCGCTCCCTTGATGATCAATCCTCTTTGGAGGAAGAACGACGCCTTTGCTATGTGGGGATGACACGTGCCAAAGAACGTTTGTTTTTGTCTCATGCCAGTGAGCGAAGACTTTGGGGTGGCATGCGACAGCCTGCTGTTCCCTCACTATTTCTTGCTGAGTTGCCCGAGGGTTTGGTGCAGGGTGATCTCCCTCAAATTGGTGGTGTGGCATTACGGCGTGAGCGACGGCTTGACCGTTTGACGCGGGTTGATCGCGCTGACAATCAAAGGATCAAAGTCGGTGGTGTGAGCGGAGCCCCTAGCAATGCAGTGCGGCGGCGGCAGGCTGGGCCTGCTCCAGGCAAGGCATGGGTCGTGGGCGACCGGGTCGTTCATTCCAGCTTTGGCGAAGGGGAGATTACCCATACCTTCGGCAGTGGCGAAAAAGTGTCGATTGCTGTCAAGTTTGCTGGTATGGGGCCAAAGATTCTTGATCCACGTTTGGCCCCGATTGAGCCTTTGGATTAG
- the kdsA gene encoding 3-deoxy-8-phosphooctulonate synthase encodes MAARSIALGTIRFANDAPFVLIGGINVLESREFALEVAGHYKTVCTKLGIPLVFKASFDKANRSSIHSYRGPGLREGLEILQVVKDTHGIPVITDVHSPEEATPAAEVCDIIQLPAFLARQTDLIEAMAKTGAVINIKKPQFLSPSQMSNVVEKFRECGNENLLICERGSNFGYDNLVVDMLAFGVMKHCCNDLPLIFDVTHALQCRDPSGAASGGRRSQVVDLARSGMAVGLAGLFLESHPDPDKARCDGPSALPLALLEPFLQQVKAIDEVVKALPTLSVS; translated from the coding sequence ATGGCTGCCCGCAGCATCGCCCTCGGCACCATTCGTTTTGCCAACGATGCACCGTTCGTGCTGATTGGAGGCATCAATGTGCTCGAGTCGCGGGAATTTGCACTTGAGGTTGCTGGCCATTACAAAACGGTTTGCACCAAGCTCGGAATTCCCCTGGTGTTTAAGGCTTCCTTCGACAAGGCCAACCGCTCCTCCATTCACTCCTACCGAGGGCCTGGCCTCAGGGAAGGGCTCGAGATTCTTCAAGTGGTGAAAGACACCCACGGGATCCCCGTGATTACCGATGTGCACAGCCCGGAAGAAGCAACCCCAGCGGCAGAAGTCTGCGACATCATCCAGTTGCCCGCCTTCCTCGCGAGACAAACCGATCTCATTGAAGCAATGGCCAAAACTGGCGCAGTCATCAACATCAAAAAGCCGCAGTTTCTCAGCCCATCGCAAATGTCAAACGTGGTGGAAAAGTTCCGCGAATGCGGCAACGAGAATTTGCTTATCTGCGAGCGGGGAAGCAACTTCGGCTATGACAATCTTGTGGTTGACATGCTCGCCTTCGGAGTAATGAAGCACTGCTGCAATGACCTACCCCTGATTTTTGATGTGACCCACGCGCTCCAGTGTCGCGACCCAAGTGGAGCTGCCTCCGGTGGCCGCCGCAGCCAGGTGGTCGATCTAGCACGTTCTGGCATGGCAGTAGGCCTGGCAGGACTTTTCCTAGAATCTCACCCAGACCCCGACAAGGCGCGCTGCGATGGTCCAAGTGCGTTGCCACTGGCGCTGCTTGAACCTTTTCTCCAGCAGGTCAAAGCGATCGATGAGGTTGTGAAAGCACTCCCAACTCTCTCGGTGAGCTAG
- a CDS encoding ATP-grasp fold amidoligase family protein, with product MPANDITTWREQWLMPLKRLNRFRLWLWETPPVYEIRGRCFQIKERLCGYPELHRAFRERTGYELSLHHPCTFHHKITVLKIRRSPRIFVRAVDKIFAKELALEWAHQHGFRLYVARTLAVTKDVSEIRWHELPQRFLIKATHRSGANLFVDQSQAFDLDALRVQSRAWLQYPYGVYKHEWAYWPVPRRLLIEELIEPVDGEELVDYKFHMSRGRCLMIQVNQGLRSGKRTIAILHPSWQLQPVKWVYPQPEVIPQRPDTFYEMLEMASAFSREFPYLRVDLYSVKQVMSGVMVSRVMFGEFTFFPGSGSESVDPFAFDLAIGKEIKL from the coding sequence ATGCCTGCGAATGACATCACGACCTGGAGGGAACAGTGGCTTATGCCACTGAAGCGACTCAATCGATTCAGACTTTGGCTTTGGGAAACACCACCCGTCTATGAAATTCGCGGACGTTGCTTTCAGATCAAAGAGCGTCTTTGTGGCTACCCAGAGTTACACCGAGCGTTTCGAGAACGAACTGGGTATGAGCTAAGTCTGCATCATCCATGCACCTTTCACCACAAGATCACGGTTCTCAAAATTAGGCGATCTCCAAGGATTTTTGTTCGGGCTGTTGATAAGATTTTTGCCAAAGAATTGGCGCTGGAGTGGGCTCATCAGCATGGGTTCCGTCTCTATGTTGCGCGCACTTTGGCTGTGACGAAAGATGTTTCAGAGATCCGTTGGCATGAACTTCCTCAACGCTTTCTGATTAAGGCCACCCATCGATCGGGCGCGAATCTCTTTGTCGATCAGAGTCAAGCCTTTGATCTTGACGCGTTGCGCGTGCAATCAAGGGCATGGCTTCAATACCCCTATGGTGTCTACAAGCATGAATGGGCGTACTGGCCAGTTCCGCGGCGTCTTCTGATTGAGGAACTGATTGAACCTGTGGATGGAGAGGAGCTGGTTGATTATAAGTTTCACATGAGTCGTGGGCGCTGTTTGATGATTCAGGTCAATCAGGGATTGCGCTCTGGTAAACGAACGATCGCAATACTTCATCCTTCATGGCAGCTTCAGCCTGTGAAATGGGTTTATCCTCAGCCTGAGGTCATACCTCAGCGACCTGACACTTTTTATGAGATGCTGGAGATGGCTTCCGCTTTCTCTCGCGAATTTCCTTATTTGCGTGTGGATCTTTATAGTGTCAAGCAGGTGATGTCTGGAGTGATGGTGTCTCGTGTGATGTTTGGAGAATTCACCTTTTTCCCTGGAAGTGGAAGTGAGTCTGTTGATCCCTTTGCTTTCGATCTCGCCATCGGCAAGGAGATAAAGCTGTAA
- a CDS encoding glycosyltransferase, whose protein sequence is MSSSEVSMRRVVLYIDSFKLGGAERITLTWSSWLRDAGWSPVLLTRKPLNWDFYPLPDGVERLVETSDSRWVRWLGVVGFPVRVWRLRRWLKREQISLAIGVTSIPAVKLLLASRGLGIPTVVSERNFPPLKRIGLVWRLLRRWVYPWAALHLVQTQVVADWQAAHLGVRDQLLLPNPVQWPLDVFDPQLDPCSWLADAGVSGDAPVLLGVGTKAHQKGFDRLIDWFLALADRHQDLQLVLVGLDQRPYRGRDQQIELLARVHDRPDLVDRIHLPGRVGNMADWYDRATLFVLASRYEGFPNVLLEAMAAGCCCVAADCPQGPSELITSDHDGILIPAERPDAFWVDQLDAMLIDSDLRQRLGREAQAVRQRFASELLRKRCLERLEQLLPSE, encoded by the coding sequence ATGAGCAGCAGCGAGGTGTCGATGCGGCGCGTGGTGCTCTACATCGATAGTTTCAAACTCGGTGGTGCTGAGCGCATCACCCTTACTTGGTCGTCATGGTTGCGGGATGCGGGTTGGTCGCCAGTTCTGCTGACGAGAAAACCACTTAATTGGGATTTCTATCCCTTGCCTGATGGTGTTGAACGTTTGGTGGAAACCTCCGACAGCAGGTGGGTTCGATGGCTTGGTGTTGTCGGATTCCCTGTGCGGGTTTGGCGCTTGCGACGCTGGCTCAAGCGTGAGCAGATCAGTCTGGCCATTGGCGTCACCTCGATCCCTGCTGTCAAATTGCTTTTGGCTTCTCGGGGGCTGGGGATCCCCACGGTGGTGTCGGAGAGAAATTTCCCGCCATTGAAACGGATTGGTTTGGTCTGGCGCCTGTTACGTCGATGGGTATATCCCTGGGCTGCACTGCACCTGGTGCAGACACAGGTCGTGGCCGATTGGCAAGCAGCTCATCTCGGTGTGCGTGATCAGTTGTTGTTGCCAAATCCGGTGCAGTGGCCCCTCGATGTGTTTGATCCGCAGCTGGATCCTTGCAGTTGGCTTGCAGATGCTGGTGTGAGCGGTGACGCTCCTGTGCTTCTTGGTGTTGGAACGAAGGCCCATCAAAAGGGTTTCGATCGCCTGATCGATTGGTTTTTGGCGCTTGCCGACCGTCATCAGGATTTGCAGCTCGTGCTCGTTGGTTTGGATCAGCGGCCCTACCGAGGCCGGGACCAACAAATCGAGCTCTTGGCGCGGGTGCACGATCGCCCTGACTTGGTGGATCGGATTCATTTGCCTGGTCGAGTCGGCAACATGGCGGATTGGTATGACAGAGCGACTCTGTTTGTGTTGGCCTCTCGTTATGAGGGGTTTCCGAATGTGTTGCTGGAGGCCATGGCAGCAGGCTGTTGCTGTGTTGCAGCGGATTGTCCCCAGGGGCCTTCGGAATTGATCACGTCTGACCATGACGGGATCTTGATACCGGCAGAGAGGCCTGATGCTTTCTGGGTTGATCAACTTGACGCCATGCTGATTGACTCTGATCTGCGCCAACGCTTGGGGCGGGAAGCTCAGGCCGTGCGTCAGCGCTTCGCATCGGAATTGCTTCGGAAGCGATGCCTCGAACGCTTGGAGCAACTCCTCCCTTCCGAGTGA
- a CDS encoding glycosyltransferase family 1 protein has product MADFIVLSTADWDHPLWTNKQHTALALAEAGHRVLYVESLGIRAPRVGIADRARIIRRLRRMIRLPYRRHKNLWVWSPPVIPGGHSGLKLALNRFLLRIGLFVATRSLKFRFQILWTYNPLTTLYLDLSRFAASVYHCVDRIQEQPGMPSQLIEVNERQLSRQVDVLFTTSPELQATHLRWNQAARMFGNVADYRHFNHALQPLTCPQSLRSSPRPRLVFMGAIDAYKLDLRLLNYLISRNPGWDFVLIGPVGECDPSTDVAALESCPNVQLVGPQPYEALPAWLAHVDVALLPLQLNGYTRNMFPMKFFEYLSAGLPVVATAIPALIAHADVACLCEPQVEIFEQAIRAVLAGQGPNLDQRLARARTQTYQTRTEAMLEILQQQGLLARFGSHSRVQVTGA; this is encoded by the coding sequence ATGGCCGATTTTATTGTTCTTTCCACCGCAGACTGGGATCATCCACTGTGGACCAATAAGCAGCATACGGCTCTTGCGCTGGCTGAGGCTGGCCACCGTGTGTTGTATGTGGAATCGCTTGGGATTCGTGCACCTCGGGTTGGAATTGCGGACCGAGCCCGAATCATTCGGCGTCTTCGCCGAATGATTCGGTTGCCCTATAGGCGTCACAAAAACCTCTGGGTCTGGTCGCCCCCAGTCATCCCTGGTGGGCATTCAGGTTTGAAATTGGCTTTGAATCGTTTTCTGCTGCGAATTGGATTGTTTGTGGCGACTCGATCGTTGAAATTCCGATTCCAGATTTTATGGACTTATAACCCCCTCACAACTCTCTATCTCGATCTCAGCCGTTTTGCAGCTTCTGTTTACCACTGTGTCGATCGCATTCAGGAGCAGCCAGGTATGCCTTCTCAGCTGATCGAAGTCAATGAGCGGCAGTTGTCGCGTCAGGTTGATGTGCTGTTCACCACCTCGCCTGAATTGCAGGCCACTCATCTTCGCTGGAATCAAGCTGCTCGAATGTTTGGCAATGTGGCCGATTATCGTCATTTCAATCATGCGCTTCAGCCTTTAACTTGCCCACAATCTTTAAGATCAAGTCCTCGTCCTCGACTCGTATTTATGGGGGCGATTGATGCCTACAAGTTAGATCTCAGGCTCTTGAATTATCTGATCAGTCGTAATCCTGGCTGGGATTTTGTGCTGATTGGTCCGGTTGGCGAATGTGATCCGTCTACGGATGTGGCTGCTCTGGAGAGTTGCCCAAATGTTCAGTTGGTTGGTCCACAGCCCTATGAAGCATTACCAGCCTGGTTAGCCCACGTGGATGTGGCCCTTCTGCCTTTGCAGCTCAACGGCTACACCCGCAACATGTTCCCGATGAAATTCTTCGAGTATTTGTCTGCAGGGTTACCTGTGGTGGCCACAGCGATTCCCGCTTTGATTGCTCATGCCGACGTGGCTTGCCTTTGCGAGCCTCAGGTCGAGATCTTTGAACAGGCGATTCGAGCAGTCTTGGCTGGTCAAGGGCCCAATCTGGATCAACGCCTTGCCAGAGCACGGACTCAGACATATCAAACTCGAACGGAGGCGATGCTCGAGATCCTTCAACAGCAAGGGCTGCTCGCGCGCTTTGGGTCGCACTCGCGAGTCCAGGTGACCGGTGCATGA
- a CDS encoding ABC transporter ATP-binding protein yields MLLQSQTWKELRELLRQLPSKRINLLILVLLASFFQGLLDMLLVGLLARLVGVMSGATLHDRIPGIRFFGGGILDQTGWLLGLLIASFWFTSAIRFGVSLMQSLLSAEIWTDLVNKVYANLMLQRYEFFTHNRTAHLSERFNRILNRVSTTVVTPLITIVGNTLSVLVLLVGVVFVLGWDALLIFVLMLAAYVIASVIITPYLRLSTKQKLRYSRRINLYLMESLRSMRDVQIYSADEFFVRRFSRDGVVAKRYDRLSKLLPDVPRFIIEPAGITILFLVGLAPALLAGDTEKIREAVPILAAVLVTLLRISSPLQSMFRSINKLRGGLPEIKDALQLLSMTPDRLVLSSPGVPTPEGVMPRRFIELEGVGFTYGGTEKEVLRDVNLTIPVGSRIALVGRTGSGKSTLAHLLLGLFLPTRGELSLDGVPLNEEEVPAWQANCALVPQDIRLLDASIRENIAFGQDLESINDDDVWVALEAAQFDNYVSQMPYGLFTMVGENGVKLSGGQRQRLSLARAFFRKAKVLVLDEATSALDNKTEHDVMQALDIVGRRCTTIVIAHRLSTVKKCDQIYEMANGKIIANGTFEELQRESASFREMALIEVE; encoded by the coding sequence ATGCTCTTGCAAAGCCAGACCTGGAAGGAACTAAGAGAGCTACTCCGTCAACTTCCCTCTAAGCGCATCAACCTTCTGATTCTTGTTTTGCTGGCCTCCTTTTTTCAGGGCTTGCTTGACATGCTGCTGGTTGGTCTGCTGGCCAGGTTGGTAGGGGTGATGTCGGGAGCGACGTTGCATGATCGCATTCCGGGTATCCGTTTTTTTGGCGGTGGCATTCTTGATCAAACCGGATGGTTGTTAGGGCTATTAATTGCCTCTTTTTGGTTCACCTCGGCGATCCGATTTGGTGTCTCTTTGATGCAGAGTTTGCTCAGTGCGGAGATTTGGACAGATTTAGTTAATAAGGTCTATGCCAACTTGATGCTGCAGCGTTATGAGTTCTTTACTCACAATCGAACTGCTCATCTTTCGGAGAGATTTAATAGAATACTTAACCGTGTTTCGACGACAGTTGTTACACCTCTGATTACAATTGTTGGTAACACGCTTTCAGTTTTAGTGCTACTTGTTGGAGTGGTATTTGTACTTGGCTGGGATGCCCTGTTGATTTTCGTTTTGATGTTGGCTGCCTATGTCATTGCTTCAGTAATCATTACCCCATACTTGCGTTTGTCAACGAAGCAGAAGTTGCGTTACTCGCGGCGGATCAATTTATATTTGATGGAGTCTCTGAGGTCAATGAGAGATGTGCAAATTTATTCTGCTGATGAATTCTTTGTTCGAAGATTCTCTCGAGATGGAGTTGTCGCGAAGCGTTATGACCGTCTGTCCAAGCTTTTGCCTGATGTGCCACGGTTCATCATTGAGCCTGCAGGTATCACCATCCTGTTTTTGGTTGGTCTGGCTCCGGCATTGCTGGCTGGTGATACAGAGAAAATTCGTGAAGCTGTGCCGATTTTGGCAGCAGTCCTGGTCACGTTGTTGCGCATCTCGTCTCCCCTGCAATCGATGTTTCGTAGCATTAACAAGCTCAGAGGCGGCCTGCCTGAAATTAAGGATGCTTTGCAGTTGTTGAGCATGACCCCTGATCGACTTGTGTTGTCGTCCCCCGGGGTGCCCACTCCCGAGGGAGTCATGCCACGCAGATTTATTGAACTGGAGGGCGTGGGTTTTACTTATGGCGGTACTGAGAAAGAGGTGCTTCGAGATGTCAATCTGACGATTCCCGTAGGTTCAAGGATTGCTTTGGTTGGCCGAACAGGCAGCGGTAAGAGCACATTGGCTCATCTCTTGCTGGGGTTATTTCTTCCCACGCGAGGTGAACTCTCGCTAGACGGTGTTCCGCTCAATGAAGAGGAGGTGCCAGCATGGCAGGCCAATTGCGCACTTGTCCCCCAGGATATTCGCCTTCTTGATGCAAGTATTCGGGAAAATATTGCCTTCGGTCAAGATCTTGAATCCATCAATGATGATGATGTTTGGGTCGCTTTGGAGGCTGCTCAGTTTGATAACTATGTGAGTCAGATGCCTTATGGATTATTTACCATGGTTGGTGAGAATGGTGTGAAACTTTCTGGCGGTCAGCGGCAAAGACTTTCTCTGGCTCGAGCTTTCTTCCGCAAGGCAAAAGTACTTGTGTTGGATGAGGCGACAAGTGCCCTCGATAACAAAACTGAGCATGATGTAATGCAGGCTCTTGATATTGTTGGACGCCGCTGTACCACAATTGTGATTGCGCATCGCTTGTCGACGGTCAAGAAGTGTGATCAAATTTATGAAATGGCAAACGGCAAAATTATTGCCAATGGCACGTTTGAAGAACTGCAGAGAGAGTCGGCCAGTTTCCGAGAAATGGCGTTAATCGAAGTTGAATAG
- a CDS encoding glycosyltransferase, with protein sequence MTDSRQRLLVFAPTRRVASETFVRANLAGLPFEVSAYFGDEFPLDQPGRFAYGLGVLLSKIFTRLGWLRLAELPAAFVAWILIRRHRPDVVLAEFGFHAVRVMQAAARVDVPFVVHFRGSDLSANRRLGVLRSRYRRLVSIASGVVCKSRPMATTLEQLGASPSTILISPSGANPALFSVGDPALAAPVFLAVGRFVAKKGPLQTIRAFAGQPQGELWMVGEGPLLAEARRLVQALQVQDRVRFLGVKTQSEVAALMRQARVFVQHSQIAPDGDSEGNPVSVMEAQLCGLPVVATLHAGIPDVVLDGSTGLLVEENDVDGMAEAMTRLMADPNLAAQFGLAGRERVLAAFTLEHHLQDLTRFLQQQIRSTTHF encoded by the coding sequence ATGACTGATTCTCGCCAGCGCTTATTGGTGTTTGCGCCAACCCGCCGGGTTGCCTCGGAAACGTTTGTTCGTGCGAATCTGGCCGGCTTGCCGTTTGAGGTCAGCGCTTACTTCGGCGATGAATTCCCCTTGGATCAGCCAGGCAGGTTTGCTTATGGCTTGGGAGTGCTGCTCAGCAAAATCTTCACTCGCTTGGGTTGGCTTCGTTTGGCCGAGCTTCCTGCAGCGTTCGTAGCGTGGATCTTGATCCGCAGGCATCGACCCGATGTGGTGTTGGCCGAGTTTGGCTTCCATGCGGTGCGGGTGATGCAGGCGGCTGCCCGTGTCGATGTGCCTTTTGTGGTTCATTTCCGGGGCTCGGATCTTTCTGCAAATCGGCGCCTTGGTGTTTTGCGTTCTCGCTATCGGCGGCTCGTTAGCATTGCCTCTGGTGTGGTGTGCAAATCGAGGCCGATGGCCACCACGTTGGAGCAGCTGGGAGCGTCACCGTCGACGATTTTGATCAGCCCCTCGGGCGCCAATCCAGCCTTGTTCTCAGTTGGTGATCCGGCCCTCGCAGCGCCGGTGTTCCTTGCTGTGGGGCGATTTGTTGCCAAGAAAGGCCCTCTCCAAACAATTCGTGCTTTTGCGGGCCAACCCCAAGGTGAGTTGTGGATGGTGGGTGAGGGACCGTTGCTTGCGGAAGCTCGTCGTTTGGTGCAGGCGTTGCAGGTGCAGGATCGGGTTCGCTTCCTGGGCGTTAAAACACAATCGGAGGTGGCTGCATTGATGCGTCAGGCGAGGGTGTTTGTGCAGCACTCCCAGATTGCTCCCGATGGCGATAGTGAAGGCAATCCTGTTTCGGTGATGGAGGCTCAGCTCTGTGGTCTACCGGTGGTGGCGACACTCCATGCGGGGATTCCTGATGTGGTGCTGGATGGCAGCACTGGGCTGCTGGTGGAGGAAAACGATGTGGACGGGATGGCTGAAGCGATGACAAGGCTGATGGCCGATCCCAATCTCGCCGCTCAGTTCGGGCTGGCTGGCCGGGAGCGGGTGTTGGCTGCATTCACGCTCGAGCATCATTTGCAGGATCTGACACGATTTCTGCAGCAGCAGATTCGTTCCACTACCCACTTTTGA